A single region of the Lates calcarifer isolate ASB-BC8 linkage group LG16_LG22, TLL_Latcal_v3, whole genome shotgun sequence genome encodes:
- the ctbp2a gene encoding C-terminal-binding protein 2a isoform X1: protein MLVTNKQLALGRSHSWDTLGGNEGQWDRAESVYEQQARVAGRRSSLSYGEGGGWYEPPPGVRPPDLDLKRDLYSYQDTLYGQVYADRHDPRGLRKGSVPDLNHYERAPMAHRGSIPHQDYYSHDPAMTPRPPEGFYRPEHQPPPPHPHPLSRSGSHFGMAPGARAAWDQGQGGRVGPQAPSSPLPPPPPPPTAHELSRAYREPGAVTAAKMMPDGQQRIPSRDPSPAHYGMEHMSPRYASEPPPLTGQSVYTDVNGRPLDPQQQAATCLVVDPASQGMIMRQETASPYTIQQQQQLQQQQQLQQQQLQQQQLQQQQLQQQQLQQQQIQQQQQQQQLQQQQLQQQQIQQQQLQQQQLQQQQLQQEQLQQHLQQQQPLQPPTMPISDPNLSMAAPLPAPPAPVQPAAVVPVAPAPVETVPAMVPPPPATPLPAPLPTAPPTAPQTPLPVDPKKTADPEFLALLRNEGLSESTISSLIQQGFDSISMLAVMEENDVRTVAPNLGQARVLSRLVHNYRRPAEAPPAPSQPQTPMRGRSNSFSHRSDIYHQQQHHHPPHPPQALTVDPQLMPPPTPGGMQTISPRMGEVMGRRPSSAPSQHLLEASGGYPGQPPRSPGPYTGAIMPVQSRPMSAYSAGVTMPGMPMQGMQIMPQHMTGSMPAIPGSIHSMPGMPQQMPVSMPALPQPPQQVPKAYSTNYTVPMELMKRDRNLLPLSPMHSPHPSPQLIRKGGGPAPDNALVPVGAPVQGQGALVANQKLSRRTGPPVIVSTMASPDTSIRPQIMNGPMHPRPLVALLDGRDCTVEMPILKDLATVAFCDAQSTQEIHEKVLNEAVGAMMYHTITLTREDLEKFKALRIIIRIGSGYDNIDIKAAGELGIAVCNIPSAAVEETADSTLCHILNLYRRNTWLYQALREGTRVQSVEQIREVASGAARIRGETLGLIGFGRSGQAVAMRAKAFGFNVIFYDPYLQDGLERSLGVQRVYTLQDLLYQSDCVSLHCNLNEHNHHLINDFTIKQMRQGAFLVNSARGGLVDEKALAQALKEGRIRGAALDVHESEPFSFSQGPLKDAPNLICTPHTAWYSEQASLEMREAAATEIRRAITGRIPDSLRNCVNKEFFVTAAPWGMMEQQQPQVHPEINGAAYR from the exons ATGCTTGTCACTAACAAACAGTTGGCTCTTGGTCGCTCCCACAGTTGGGACACATTAGGGGGGAATGAGGGTCAGTGGGACAGGGCTGAGAGCGTCTACGAGCAGCAGGCAAGAGTAGCGGGCCGGCGGAGCTCCCTGTCATAcggagagggaggagggtggtACGAGCCTCCACCAGGGGTGCGTCCTCCTGACCTGGATTTGAAACGTGACCTGTATTCCTACCAAGACACTCTCTACGGACAGGTTTACGCTGATCGACACGACCCGCGGGGGCTGAGGAAGGGCTCTGTACCGGATCTGAACCACTACGAGCGGGCGCCCATGGCTCACAGAGGATCCATTCCGCATCAGGATTACTATTCCCATGATCCTGCCATGACTCCTCGACCACCTGAGGGCTTTTACCGGCCAGAGCACCAGCCTCCGCCGCCTCACCCACATCCACTCAGTAGGTCAGGCTCTCATTTTGGGATGGCACCTGGGGCTCGTGCTGCGTGGGATCAAgggcagggagggagagtgggACCTCAAGCCCCTTCTTCGCCTCtacctccacctccccctcctccgaCCGCTCATGAGTTGAGTCGAGCTTATAGGGAACCTGGTGCTGTGACTGCTGCTAAGATGATGCCAGATGGCCAACAGCGCATACCCTCCCGAGACCCATCTCCTGCTCACTATGGTATGGAGCACATGTCTCCCAGGTATGCCAGTGAGCCTCCACCTCTGACTGGTCAGTCGGTTTATACTGATGTTAATGGGCGCCCACTGGATCCACAGCAGCAGGCTGCTACCTGTTTAGTAGTAGATCCTGCCAGTCAAGGTATGATTATGAGACAAGAGACAGCCTCACCCTACACCatccaacaacagcaacagttgcaacagcaacaacaattacagcagcagcaattacaacagcaacagttacaacagcagcaacttcaacagcaacagttacaacagcagcaaatacagcagcagcagcagcagcagcagttacagcaacagcaacttCAGCAACAGCagatacagcagcagcaacttcagcagcaacaacttcagcaacagcagcttcagcaaGAACAGTTGCAGCAGCATCTGCAACAGCAACAGCCCCTGCAACCACCTACCATGCCCATATCTGACCCTAACCTTTCAATGGCGGCTCCACTTCCCGCGCCACCTGCCCCAGTGCAGCCTGCAGCAGTTGTCCCAGTCGCACCTGCTCCTGTGGAGACTGTCCCAGCTATGGTACCTCCTCCCCCAGCCACTCcacttcctgctcctcttcccACTGCCCCGCCCACTGCCCCACAGACGCCTTTGCCTGTGGATCCCAAGAAGACAGCTGATCCTGAGTTCCTCGCCCTGCTTCGAAATGAGGGCCTTTCAGAGAGCACCATCTCCTCTCTTATCCAGCAGGGATTTGACTCCATCAGCATGCTGGCTGTTATGGAGGAGAACGATGTCCGAACCGTCGCCCCCAATCTGGGTCAGGCTCGTGTGCTGTCTCGCTTGGTCCACAACTACAGGCGGCCTGCTGAGGCTCCACCAGCCCCATCCCAACCTCAGACACCCATGCGAGGCCGTTCAAATAGCTTTAGTCATCGCTCAGACAtctaccaccagcagcagcaccaccacccaccacaCCCACCACAAGCTTTGACTGTAGACCCCCAACTGATGCCCCCACCGACCCCTGGGGGCATGCAGACCATCTCCCCAAGAATGGGAGAAGTAATGGGCAGGAGGCCCAGCAGTGCCCCCTCTCAGCACCTCCTGGAAGCCTCTGGAGGCTACCCAGGCCAACCACCTCGCTCACCAGGGCCATATACTGGAGCCATTATGCCTGTTCAGTCGAGACCCATGTCAGCCTACTCTGCTGGGGTGACAATGCCAGGGATGCCCATGCAGGGTATGCAGATAATGCCACAGCATATGACAGGGTCAATGCCTGCCATACCAGGGTCTATTCACTCCATGCCAGGTATGCCACAGCAGATGCCTGTGTCCATGCCAGCTTTACCGCAGCCACCACAACAGGTACCGAAAGCATACTCTACCAATTACACAGTGCCCATGGAGCTGATGAAGAGGGACAGGAACTTACTGCCATTGTCGCCAATGCACAGCCCTCACCCTAGTCCTCAGCTGATACGCAAGGGTGGGGGACCTGCACCAGACAATGCCCTCGTTCCTGTGGGAGCGCCCGTTCAAGGCCAAGGTGCCCTGGTTGCCAACCAGAAGCTAAGTCGACGCACAGGACCACCAGTCATCGTGTCCACTATGGCATCTCCAGATACAA gtattcGGCCCCAGATAATGAACGGGCCTATGCACCCACGCCCCCTGGTGGCGCTGCTGGATGGGCGCGACTGCACCGTAGAGATGCCCATCCTCAAAGACCTGGCCACCGTGGCTTTCTGTGACGCCCAGTCCACGCAGGAGATTCATGAAAAG GTGCTGAACGAGGCAGTGGGAGCCATGATGTACCACACCATCACCCTGACCAGAGAGGACCTGGAGAAGTTCAAGGCGCTGCGCATCATCATCCGCATCGGCAGCGGCTACGACAACATTGACATCAAGGCTGCCGGCGAGCTCG GCATTGCGGTGTGTAATATTCCCTCAGCGGCTGTAGAAGAAACAGCGGACTCAACACTTTGTCATATTCTCAATCTGTATCGACGAAACACCTGGCTGTACCAGGCTCTCCGGGAGGGCACGCGGGTCCAGAGCGTGGAGCAGATCCGGGAGGTGGCGTCGGGGGCAGCCAGGATCCGAGGAGAGACGCTCGGCCTTATCGGCTTTG GTCGCTCAGGCCAGGCTGTGGCAATGCGAGCCAAGGCGTTCGGCTTCAACGTGATCTTCTACGACCCCTACCTCCAGGACGGCTTGGAGCGCTCGCTGGGGGTTCAGCGAGTCTACACACTCCAGGACCTGCTCTACCAGAGCgactgtgtctccctgcactgcAACCTGAACGAACACAACCACCACCTCATCAACGACTTCACCATCAAACAG atgcgTCAAGGTGCTTTCCTGGTCAACTCAGCACGGGGAGGTCTAGTGGATGAGAAGGCTTTGGCTCAGGCCCTGAAAGAAGGCAGGATACGGGGAGCCGCCTTGGACGTCCACGAGTCCGAGCCTTTCAG TTTTTCCCAAGGTCCTCTGAAAGATGCCCCCAACTTGATCTGCACACCCCACACCGCCTGGTACAGCGAGCAGGCGTCACTGGAGATGAGGGAGGCCGCCGCCACAGAAATACGCAGAGCTATCACTG GCCGTATCCCTGACAGCCTCCGAAACTGCGTCAACAAAGAATTCTTTGTCACCGCGGCGCCCTGGGGAAtgatggagcagcagcagcctcaagTTCACCCTGAGATCAATGGTGCCGCCTACAGGTAG
- the ctbp2a gene encoding C-terminal-binding protein 2a isoform X3, with protein sequence MWRQHFPGIRPQIMNGPMHPRPLVALLDGRDCTVEMPILKDLATVAFCDAQSTQEIHEKVLNEAVGAMMYHTITLTREDLEKFKALRIIIRIGSGYDNIDIKAAGELGIAVCNIPSAAVEETADSTLCHILNLYRRNTWLYQALREGTRVQSVEQIREVASGAARIRGETLGLIGFGRSGQAVAMRAKAFGFNVIFYDPYLQDGLERSLGVQRVYTLQDLLYQSDCVSLHCNLNEHNHHLINDFTIKQMRQGAFLVNSARGGLVDEKALAQALKEGRIRGAALDVHESEPFSFSQGPLKDAPNLICTPHTAWYSEQASLEMREAAATEIRRAITGRIPDSLRNCVNKEFFVTAAPWGMMEQQQPQVHPEINGAAYRFPPGVVGVAPGGIPGPMEGLVPGGVPITHTLPPGTHPSQATSPNQPSKHGDPMREHMTEP encoded by the exons ATGTGGAGACAGCATTTCCCAG gtattcGGCCCCAGATAATGAACGGGCCTATGCACCCACGCCCCCTGGTGGCGCTGCTGGATGGGCGCGACTGCACCGTAGAGATGCCCATCCTCAAAGACCTGGCCACCGTGGCTTTCTGTGACGCCCAGTCCACGCAGGAGATTCATGAAAAG GTGCTGAACGAGGCAGTGGGAGCCATGATGTACCACACCATCACCCTGACCAGAGAGGACCTGGAGAAGTTCAAGGCGCTGCGCATCATCATCCGCATCGGCAGCGGCTACGACAACATTGACATCAAGGCTGCCGGCGAGCTCG GCATTGCGGTGTGTAATATTCCCTCAGCGGCTGTAGAAGAAACAGCGGACTCAACACTTTGTCATATTCTCAATCTGTATCGACGAAACACCTGGCTGTACCAGGCTCTCCGGGAGGGCACGCGGGTCCAGAGCGTGGAGCAGATCCGGGAGGTGGCGTCGGGGGCAGCCAGGATCCGAGGAGAGACGCTCGGCCTTATCGGCTTTG GTCGCTCAGGCCAGGCTGTGGCAATGCGAGCCAAGGCGTTCGGCTTCAACGTGATCTTCTACGACCCCTACCTCCAGGACGGCTTGGAGCGCTCGCTGGGGGTTCAGCGAGTCTACACACTCCAGGACCTGCTCTACCAGAGCgactgtgtctccctgcactgcAACCTGAACGAACACAACCACCACCTCATCAACGACTTCACCATCAAACAG atgcgTCAAGGTGCTTTCCTGGTCAACTCAGCACGGGGAGGTCTAGTGGATGAGAAGGCTTTGGCTCAGGCCCTGAAAGAAGGCAGGATACGGGGAGCCGCCTTGGACGTCCACGAGTCCGAGCCTTTCAG TTTTTCCCAAGGTCCTCTGAAAGATGCCCCCAACTTGATCTGCACACCCCACACCGCCTGGTACAGCGAGCAGGCGTCACTGGAGATGAGGGAGGCCGCCGCCACAGAAATACGCAGAGCTATCACTG GCCGTATCCCTGACAGCCTCCGAAACTGCGTCAACAAAGAATTCTTTGTCACCGCGGCGCCCTGGGGAAtgatggagcagcagcagcctcaagTTCACCCTGAGATCAATGGTGCCGCCTACAG ATTCCCTCCCGGTGTGGTGGGCGTCGCCCCCGGCGGGATTCCTGGACCTATGGAGGGCTTGGTGCCCGGGGGTGTTCCCATCACCCACACCTTGCCCCCCGGTACCCACCCGTCACAGGCCACCTCCCCCAACCAACCCTCCAAACATGGCGACCCCATGAGAGAGCACATGACTGAGCCGtag
- the ctbp2a gene encoding C-terminal-binding protein 2a isoform X2, whose protein sequence is MALVDKHKVKRQRLDRICEGIRPQIMNGPMHPRPLVALLDGRDCTVEMPILKDLATVAFCDAQSTQEIHEKVLNEAVGAMMYHTITLTREDLEKFKALRIIIRIGSGYDNIDIKAAGELGIAVCNIPSAAVEETADSTLCHILNLYRRNTWLYQALREGTRVQSVEQIREVASGAARIRGETLGLIGFGRSGQAVAMRAKAFGFNVIFYDPYLQDGLERSLGVQRVYTLQDLLYQSDCVSLHCNLNEHNHHLINDFTIKQMRQGAFLVNSARGGLVDEKALAQALKEGRIRGAALDVHESEPFSFSQGPLKDAPNLICTPHTAWYSEQASLEMREAAATEIRRAITGRIPDSLRNCVNKEFFVTAAPWGMMEQQQPQVHPEINGAAYRFPPGVVGVAPGGIPGPMEGLVPGGVPITHTLPPGTHPSQATSPNQPSKHGDPMREHMTEP, encoded by the exons gtattcGGCCCCAGATAATGAACGGGCCTATGCACCCACGCCCCCTGGTGGCGCTGCTGGATGGGCGCGACTGCACCGTAGAGATGCCCATCCTCAAAGACCTGGCCACCGTGGCTTTCTGTGACGCCCAGTCCACGCAGGAGATTCATGAAAAG GTGCTGAACGAGGCAGTGGGAGCCATGATGTACCACACCATCACCCTGACCAGAGAGGACCTGGAGAAGTTCAAGGCGCTGCGCATCATCATCCGCATCGGCAGCGGCTACGACAACATTGACATCAAGGCTGCCGGCGAGCTCG GCATTGCGGTGTGTAATATTCCCTCAGCGGCTGTAGAAGAAACAGCGGACTCAACACTTTGTCATATTCTCAATCTGTATCGACGAAACACCTGGCTGTACCAGGCTCTCCGGGAGGGCACGCGGGTCCAGAGCGTGGAGCAGATCCGGGAGGTGGCGTCGGGGGCAGCCAGGATCCGAGGAGAGACGCTCGGCCTTATCGGCTTTG GTCGCTCAGGCCAGGCTGTGGCAATGCGAGCCAAGGCGTTCGGCTTCAACGTGATCTTCTACGACCCCTACCTCCAGGACGGCTTGGAGCGCTCGCTGGGGGTTCAGCGAGTCTACACACTCCAGGACCTGCTCTACCAGAGCgactgtgtctccctgcactgcAACCTGAACGAACACAACCACCACCTCATCAACGACTTCACCATCAAACAG atgcgTCAAGGTGCTTTCCTGGTCAACTCAGCACGGGGAGGTCTAGTGGATGAGAAGGCTTTGGCTCAGGCCCTGAAAGAAGGCAGGATACGGGGAGCCGCCTTGGACGTCCACGAGTCCGAGCCTTTCAG TTTTTCCCAAGGTCCTCTGAAAGATGCCCCCAACTTGATCTGCACACCCCACACCGCCTGGTACAGCGAGCAGGCGTCACTGGAGATGAGGGAGGCCGCCGCCACAGAAATACGCAGAGCTATCACTG GCCGTATCCCTGACAGCCTCCGAAACTGCGTCAACAAAGAATTCTTTGTCACCGCGGCGCCCTGGGGAAtgatggagcagcagcagcctcaagTTCACCCTGAGATCAATGGTGCCGCCTACAG ATTCCCTCCCGGTGTGGTGGGCGTCGCCCCCGGCGGGATTCCTGGACCTATGGAGGGCTTGGTGCCCGGGGGTGTTCCCATCACCCACACCTTGCCCCCCGGTACCCACCCGTCACAGGCCACCTCCCCCAACCAACCCTCCAAACATGGCGACCCCATGAGAGAGCACATGACTGAGCCGtag
- the ctbp2a gene encoding C-terminal-binding protein 2a isoform X4 produces the protein MALVDKHKVKRQRLDRICEGIRPQIMNGPMHPRPLVALLDGRDCTVEMPILKDLATVAFCDAQSTQEIHEKVLNEAVGAMMYHTITLTREDLEKFKALRIIIRIGSGYDNIDIKAAGELGIAVCNIPSAAVEETADSTLCHILNLYRRNTWLYQALREGTRVQSVEQIREVASGAARIRGETLGLIGFGRSGQAVAMRAKAFGFNVIFYDPYLQDGLERSLGVQRVYTLQDLLYQSDCVSLHCNLNEHNHHLINDFTIKQMRQGAFLVNSARGGLVDEKALAQALKEGRIRGAALDVHESEPFSFSQGPLKDAPNLICTPHTAWYSEQASLEMREAAATEIRRAITGRIPDSLRNCVNKEFFVTAAPWGMMEQQQPQVHPEINGAAYSRVNQTMVQAIATGGMQDKLYT, from the exons gtattcGGCCCCAGATAATGAACGGGCCTATGCACCCACGCCCCCTGGTGGCGCTGCTGGATGGGCGCGACTGCACCGTAGAGATGCCCATCCTCAAAGACCTGGCCACCGTGGCTTTCTGTGACGCCCAGTCCACGCAGGAGATTCATGAAAAG GTGCTGAACGAGGCAGTGGGAGCCATGATGTACCACACCATCACCCTGACCAGAGAGGACCTGGAGAAGTTCAAGGCGCTGCGCATCATCATCCGCATCGGCAGCGGCTACGACAACATTGACATCAAGGCTGCCGGCGAGCTCG GCATTGCGGTGTGTAATATTCCCTCAGCGGCTGTAGAAGAAACAGCGGACTCAACACTTTGTCATATTCTCAATCTGTATCGACGAAACACCTGGCTGTACCAGGCTCTCCGGGAGGGCACGCGGGTCCAGAGCGTGGAGCAGATCCGGGAGGTGGCGTCGGGGGCAGCCAGGATCCGAGGAGAGACGCTCGGCCTTATCGGCTTTG GTCGCTCAGGCCAGGCTGTGGCAATGCGAGCCAAGGCGTTCGGCTTCAACGTGATCTTCTACGACCCCTACCTCCAGGACGGCTTGGAGCGCTCGCTGGGGGTTCAGCGAGTCTACACACTCCAGGACCTGCTCTACCAGAGCgactgtgtctccctgcactgcAACCTGAACGAACACAACCACCACCTCATCAACGACTTCACCATCAAACAG atgcgTCAAGGTGCTTTCCTGGTCAACTCAGCACGGGGAGGTCTAGTGGATGAGAAGGCTTTGGCTCAGGCCCTGAAAGAAGGCAGGATACGGGGAGCCGCCTTGGACGTCCACGAGTCCGAGCCTTTCAG TTTTTCCCAAGGTCCTCTGAAAGATGCCCCCAACTTGATCTGCACACCCCACACCGCCTGGTACAGCGAGCAGGCGTCACTGGAGATGAGGGAGGCCGCCGCCACAGAAATACGCAGAGCTATCACTG GCCGTATCCCTGACAGCCTCCGAAACTGCGTCAACAAAGAATTCTTTGTCACCGCGGCGCCCTGGGGAAtgatggagcagcagcagcctcaagTTCACCCTGAGATCAATGGTGCCGCCTACAG CCGAGTGAACCAAACCATGGTACAGGCCATAGCAACGGGGGGAATGCAGGACAAATTATATACCTAA